Proteins found in one Mixophyes fleayi isolate aMixFle1 chromosome 8, aMixFle1.hap1, whole genome shotgun sequence genomic segment:
- the IRAK2 gene encoding interleukin-1 receptor-associated kinase-like 2 yields the protein MTSPLITDISPRVLDDFCRCVDSLNDVEWLRFASFVINDQTTIQRFWMKRRVGDSVTRDVLWSWGQKLATVQDLEVILKDLELFRALDILSQCSYSSGKISPAEERRAAKCAGSDEKQRNCRNATAKISATVVVSLPSPPPPPAELLESLQIDSVSSTDKVLSIPQQEISLTPGASCQQWTPQQLDTATDNFSADRKIHSGQFADVFLGRRADKIYAIKRLKGMESDPADRLHSFFQTEAQISFRCNHPNLLHLLGFCVENDHYCLINQFMKNGTLEIALQEAASDILSWDKRLSIATGLLQAVHHLHEAGIFHGNIRSSNVLLDEDFTPKLGHSRLCLRSDRPASYTQMKTYDLQRYQPYLSDSFLRSGQLTAQTDIFSSGVVLAEIMTGLKSCDKSREPAYLKDIILLEMEQAKICKESECNKMVTAEFLCAKEISLKHVDTKPGRLPRNAAFYLASAVCLCLTKKKILLSEVLATMENAEDALRIPIKEPQVEMSSLNIPEESDESLSIGNTEGDAVELPSSSSKARRSLGCSPIPRPSYCAAVNEVPKRSPCELDESGNYLLSPGGVWYDQGTEPTSSQASSSTAGHQAGSCITQLPVQNNDCVFMFHLVQSYSNLSFCLTEIRDPSWGIKVNKPKMKLMEDIELYEEEKVDSSVFFNSD from the exons ATGACGAGTCCTCTGATCACTGACATCTCTCCCAGGGTGCTGGATGACTTCTGTCGCTGCGTTGACTCTCTGAACGACGTGGAGTGGCTGCGGTTTG caTCTTTTGTCATCAATGACCAAACGACTATACAGAGGTTCTGGATGAAGCGCAGAGTGGGGGACAGTGTGACCCGGGACGTACTGTGGAGTTGGGGACAGAAATTGGCCACGGTACAAGATTTGGAAGTGATCCTTAAGGACCTGGAGCTTTTTCGGGCTTTGGATATCCTCAGCCAGT GTTCCTATAGTTCTGGGAAGATCTCTCCGGCTGAAGAGAGGAGAGCGGCGAAATGCGCTGGGTCGGATGAGAAACAAAGAAATTGTCGCAATGCGACTGCAAAAATTTCAG CAACGGTGGTCGTGTCACTCCCatcacctccccctcccccagcagAACTACTGGAGTCCTTGCAGATAGATTCGGTGTCCAGCACAGACAAG GTGCTGAGCATCCCGCAGCAGGAGATCAGCCTGACGCCGGGGGCGTCGTGTCAGCAATGGACGCCACAGCAACTGGACACAGCAACGGACAACTTCAGCGCTGACAGGAAAATACATAGCGGTCAGTTTGCTGACGTCTTCCTGGGGCGGAGAGCAGACAAAATATACGCAATAAAGCGGCTAAAGGGG ATGGAGAGCGACCCGGCGGATAGGTTACATTCCTTCTTTCAAACAGAAGCACAAATAAGTTTTCG TTGTAACCACCCCAATCTTCTGCACCTGTTGGGATTCTGCGTGGAGAACGACCACTACTGCCTCATTAACCAATTCATGAAGAATGGAACTCTAGAGATTGCTTTACAGGAA GCTGCATCTGACATACTGAGCTGGGACAAGAGGCTCTCCATCGCTACAGGGCTCCTCCAAGCCGTTCATCACTTGCATGAAGCTGGGATATTTCATGGAAATATTAGGAG TTCCAATGTGTTGCTGGACGAGGATTTCACTCCAAAGCTGGGACATTCTCGGCTTTGTTTGCGCTCAGACAGACCAGCGAGTTACACACAGATGAAAACCTACGATTTGCAGAGATACCAGCCCTACCTGTCAGACAGCTTCCTGCGCAGCGGTCAGCTGACCGCGCAGACCGACATCTTCTCTTCAGGCGTA GTTCTAGCAGAAATCATGACAGGGCTGAAATCTTGTGACAAGAGCAGAGAACCAGCGTACCTG AAAGATATCATTCTGTTAGAGATGGAGCAGGCAAAAATCTGCAAGGAGTCGGAATGCAACAAGATGGTGACTGCGGAGTTTCTGTGTGCAAAGGAGATTAGCCTAAAACACGTTGATACAAAGCCTGGGAGACTGCCGAGAAACGCTGCATTTTATCTGGCTTCTGCCGTCTGCTTGTGTCTAACCAAAAAGAAGATTTTGTTATCAGAG GTCTTAGCCACGATGGAGAACGCAGAGGATGCACTCAGAATTCCTATTAAAGAGCCCCAAGTGGAGATGAGCAGCCTGAATATTCCAGAGGAAAGTGATGAATCCTTATCTATTGGTAATACAGAAGGTGACGCTGTAGAGCTGCCTAGTAGCTCCTCTAAAGCCCGGCGTTCACTCGGCTGCAGCCCGATTCCCCGGCCATCGTATTGTGCCGCAGTTAATGAAGTCCCGAAAAGGAGCCCATGTGAACTAGATGAGTCTGGTAACTACCTGTTGTCCCCTGGAGGTGTTTGGTACGATCAAGGAACCGAGCCAACGTCTTCTCAGGCCTCATCGTCAACGGCTGGACATCAAGCGGGCTCGTGTATCACCCAGTTGCCAGTACAGAACAATGACTGTG TCTTTATGTTCCATTTGGTCCAATCTTATAGTAACTTATCTTTTTGTCTGACAGAAATCCGTGATCCATCTTGGGGAATAAAAGTTAACAAACCAAAAATGAAGTTGATGGAGGACATTGAGCTGTACGAGGAGGAGAAGGTGGACAGCTCCGTTTTCTTCAACTCTGATTGA